In Cervus elaphus chromosome 7, mCerEla1.1, whole genome shotgun sequence, the following proteins share a genomic window:
- the MDC1 gene encoding mediator of DNA damage checkpoint protein 1 isoform X4, whose translation MEIMEDTQVLNWEVEEEEQVEESPTESVGYSLEPLGQLHIFSSSYGPEKDFPLYLGKNMIGRMPDCSVALPFSSISKQHAVIEISAWDKAPVLRDCGSLNGTQILRPPKVLGPGVSHRLRDRELILFADLPCQYHRLDVPRPFVSRGPLTVEETPRIQGGTQTPRLLLAEDSEEEADSLLHKCVVKRARTSLATVVPESDEEGPSPAPDGPGPPSAFNLNSDTDEEESQESGAGDASSAARRGTTAETEQPEPVTAEVQIEKDQCSVKERNRDTEIKRDVRTGVVPIGVILERSQPSGEGSDTDLSDESGPPRRLAGVRPKRACNFIDSDTDGEDEGIPATPAVVPMKERQTFHEAGTQSPQAPGVARRQESPADGDTDIEEGEAPPDRSQASMVIDSNTDDEEEVSAALTLARLRESQAGKWNRDPDAEEDRAQPVALLERSQASAGGDSDTDVEEEGLPVERRGMVPKGHMDREYSKKSQHPPRDSDTEGKEDESSPGVYLERSQASAQVEDKVSLGPAVALPEKRQVRGIVWTHHTDAEAEGGPAQLPVLQSLEEAQLPLAGDCEPDAENTSSAAAGVRKSQLPVEKDAGTTWAAAVPEQDRALATRTQGGSSTAPGEQDLLPASRENLADLVVDTGTPGEPPPQREGAQPTTGREREAHGNRATDSGENLHDSEDLDLPATQCFVDKENQSLEGSLDEAWEVLATQPFCPRESEASETQTAVTLLDTPASCPHPSRTAQQEQHPESPVHTEPLGMEGRGMQTLEKDMGTPRETAERVIPEGGSLQKETKKLPSEGEREDAMGEEELIGAIQDREQNQVLARDTQSQESDKKVESASTGRGMETVKVEIETPKETQEREREKQTLAGEIFESEAGKLVAERESEAGGLEVKGPQELLDRGPQRGETEAGGQDQKGQASGPPPEPGAGAGDLQGLASDLVASGSQAGGGRGAPGSPRRQQRGDLNCEMPPAEKASRGDQESPKACLPPAAPEASAPLPNSLISQIQKHPAPQSLLFPSPAPLELPIPRTRQNESQEAPETPFSSELNSVHPEPKVRPQGSSPVSSLPLEPHPTTPTGQPIALEPTSGVSQSRTHSSFDVTASSVVPTALALQPSTSTDQPVTPKPTLRAPRGRAHRSSVKTPEPNVPTDQPVAPELTAKATRGRAQRSSVKTPKPDNPTTPQPQPSTSTDRPVTPKPTSRGRTPRSSAKTPEPIVPTASELQPAAPKDQPVAPELTSRATRGRTQRSSIKTSKPDTSTTPEPQPSTSTDQPVTPKPTSRASRGRTLKSSAKTPEPVVSTASELQPAALTDQPVTPELTSRATRGRTQRSSVKTPDPVTTTTPELQPSTSTDQLVTPKPTSRAPRGRTRKSSAKTPEPVVPTASELQPSAPADQPVGPWTTQCRRHRSSVKTPEPVVPTVPEPHSSTSKDQSVVLEPTSQATQSQTHRSSVKTSQPTEPTAPDLKPSSPTDEPVTPKVIAQGGPSRTRRSSTASAVLVPTTPEFQSPVPSEQPLPPDPIPEVNCSRRPRATRKQGSPTAHVHEPCTTPPEPSSRSSRNQRRGAVKAAKPLSTIPEPAFAQLPEAPPHTPQMPEEEAADGSGFTPEPQPKASQNRKRPSATAHSPPLQKRLQRGKVPQKAASLKEEEENPAARPRKEEGVVIPGPGKRKREQTEEESQGRLSRSLRRTKPIQESTAPKVLFTGVVDARGERTVLALGGSLASSVAEASHLVTDRIRRTVKFLCALGRGIPILSLAWLHESRKAGCFLPPDEYLVTDPEQEKNFGFSLREALSRARERRLLEGYEIHVTPGVQPPPPQMGEIITCCGGTILASMPRSYKPQRVVITCSQDFPRCAIPYRVGLPILSPEFLLTGVLKQEVKPEAFAFSTVEMSST comes from the exons ATGGAG atCATGGAAGACACCCAGGTTTTAAACTGGGAAGTTGAAGAAGAGGAGCAGGTTGAAGAGAGCCCCACTGAATCTGTGGGGTATAGCTTGGAGCCCCTAGGGCAGCTGCATATCTTCAGTAGTTCCTATGGACCGGAAAAAG ACTTCCCACTCTACCTCGGGAAGAACATGATAGGCCGAATGCCTGATTGCTCTGTGGCCCTGCCCTTTTCATCCATCTCCAAACAACATGCAGTGATTGAAATCTCTGCCTGGGACAAGGCGCCTGTTCTCCGGGATTGTGGGAGCCTCAATGGCACTCAAATCCTGCGGCCTCCTAAGGTCCTGGGCCCTGGGGTGAGTCATCGTTTGCGGGACCGGGAGTTGATTCTCTTTGCTGACTTGCCCTGCCAGTACCATCGCTTGGATGTCCCCCGGCCTTTTGTCTCCCGGGGCCCTCTAACTGTAGAGGAGACACCCAGGATACAGGGAGGAACTCAAACCCCCAGGCTTCTGTTGGCTGAGGACTCAGAGGAAGAAGCAG ATTCCCTTTTGCACAAGTGTGTGGTGAAAAGAGCAAGGACCTCTTTGGCAACAGTCGTTCCAGAGAG TGATGAAGAAGGGCCTTCCCCTGCCCCAGATGGGCCTGGGCCACCTTCTGCCTTCAACTTGAACAGCGACACAGATGAGGAAGAAAGTCAGGAATCAGGAGCAGGAGATGCCTCTTCAGCTGCCAGAAGAGGTACCACTGCAGAGACAGAACAGCCTGAACCTGTCACAGCCGAAGTCCAGATTGAGAAGGATCAGTGTTCTGTGAAGGAGAGGAACAGGGACACAGAAATCAAGAGGGATGTGAGGACTGGGGTTGTTCCGATTGGAGTGATTCTGGAGAGGAGCCAGCCTTCTGGGGAGGGCAGTGACACAGATctaagtgatgagagtgggcctCCAAGAAGGCTTGCTGGGGTCCGTCCGAAAAGGGCCTGTAACTTCATAGACAGTGATACCGATGGGGAGGATGAGGGGATCCCTGCTACCCCAGCAGTGGTTCCCATGAAGGAGAGGCAGACCTTCCACGAAGCTGGTACACAGAGCCCCCAGGCACCTGGTGTGGCACGTCGGCAGGAGAGCCCAGCTGATGGTGATACAGATATAGAGGAGGGGGAGGCCCCCCCGGACAGAAGCCAAGCCTCCATGGTGATCGACAGCAATACAGACGATGAGGAGGAAGTCTCGGCAGCACTGACATTGGCACGTCTAAGAGAGAGCCAGGCTGGTAAGTGGAACCGAGATCCAGATGCAGAAGAGGACAGGGCTCAACCAGTGGCCCTTCTGGAGCGAAGCCAGGCCTCTGCTGGGGGAGACAGTGACACAGATGTGGAGGAAGAGGGGCTCCCAGTGGAAAGGAGGGGAATGGTTCCCAAGGGTCACATGGACAGGGAATATTCAAAAAAGAGCCAGCATCCTCCCAGGGACAGTGATACAGAGGGGAAGGAAGATGAGAGCTCACCGGGGGTCTACCTGGAGAGAAGCCAGGCCTCTGCACAAGTGGAGGACAAGGTCTCACTGGGGCCAGCTGTTGCACTTCCGGAGAAGCGTCAGGTACGAGGCATAGTGTGGACACATCACACCGATGCGGAGGCAGAAGGGGGCCCGGCACAGCTGCCTGTGCTGCAAAGCCTAGAGGAAGCCCAGCTTCCTCTAGCTGGGGACTGTGAACCAGACGCGGAGAACACATCCTCAGCAGCGGCAGGTGTCAGAAAGAGCCAGCTTCCGGTGGAAAAAGATGCTGGGACCACGTGGGCCGCAGCCGTTCCTGAACAGGACAGAGCACTTGCCACCAGGACCCAGGGTGGGTCATCCACAGCACCAGGGGAGCAGGACCTTCTCCCGGCCTCAAGGGAAAACCTGGCAGATCTGGTGGTGGACACAGGCACTCCAGGGGAGCCCCCACCGCAGAGAGAGGGGGCCCAGCCCACCacaggaagggagagagaagcaCATGGGAATAGGGCCACAGACTCTGGAGAGAACCTCCACG ATTCTGAAGATCTGGACCTACCAGCTACCCAGTGCTTTGTAGACAAAGAGAATCAGAGCCTGGAAG GTTCCCTGGATGAGGCATGGGAGGTCTTGGCGACACAGCCATTCTGTCCAAGAGAGTCTGAGGCCTCTGAGACCCAAACCGCTGTCACCCTCCTTGACACCCCTGCATCTTGCCCCCATCCATCTAGGACAGCACAGCAAGAGCAACATCCAGAGAGCCCAGTCCACACAGAGCCACTGGGGATGGAAGGCAGAGGGATGCAGACTCTGGAGAAAGACATGGGTACCCCAAGAGAAACAGCAGAGAGGGTGATCCCTGAGGGAGGGTCACTGCAGAAGGAAACCAAGAAACTGCCCtcggaaggagagagggaagatgcAATGGGAGAGGAAGAATTAATCGGGGCAATACAGGACAGAGAACAAAATCAGGTGTTAGCTAGAGATACTCAGAGCCAAGAATCTGACAAAAAAGTGGAAAGCGCAAGTACTGGAAGGGGAATGGAGACTGTGAAGGTAGAGATCGAGACACCCAAGGAaacacaggagagagagagagaaaagcagacCCTTGCAGGGGAAATATTTGAGAGTGAAGCAGGGAAACTGgtagcagagagagagagtgaggcaGGTGGGTTAGAAGTCAAGGGACCCCAAGAGCTACTGGACAGAGGCCCACAGAGGGGGGAGACAGAGGCGGGGGGCCAGGACCAGAAAGGCCAAGCCTCTGGTCCGCCACCAGAGCCTGGAGCAGGGGCAGGAGACCTTCAGGGACTTGCCTCAGACCTAGTAGCTtctgggagccaggcaggtggAGGAAGGGGAGCCCCAGGGAGCCCCAGGAGGCAGCAGAGAG GTGACTTGAATTGCGAGATGCCACCTGCTGAGAAGGCTTCCAGG GGTGATCAGGAATCCCCAAAAGCTTGTCTGCCTCCTGCAGCGCCTGAAGCCTCAGCCCCACTCCCAAACTCCCTCATCTCTCAGATCCAAAAACATCCCGCACCTCAGTCCCTCCTTTTTCCCTCTCCAGCTCCTTTAGAACTACCCATTCCCAGGACCAGACAAAATGAGAGTCAGGAAGCTCCAGAGACTCCCTTCTCCTCAGAGCTGAACTCTGTCCACCCAGAACCCAAAGTCAGGCCCCAGGGGTCCTCTCCAGTTTCTTCTCTACCCCTTGAGCCTCACCCTACCACCCCCACAGGCCAGCCTATTGCCCTTGAACCCACCTCTGGGGTCTCTCAGAGCAGGACACATAGTTCCTTTGATGTAACTGCCTCATCAGTTGTCCCCACAGCCCTTGCACTGCAGCCATCCACCTCCACAGACCAGCCTGTCACCCCTAAGCCCACACTTCGGGCGCCTCGGGGCAGGGCACATAGGTCTTCTGTCAAAACCCCTGAACCCAATGTCCCCACAGACCAGCCTGTTGCCCCTGAGCTCACAGCTAAGGCCACTCGGGGCAGGGCACAGAGGTCTTCTGTCAAGACTCCCAAACCAGATAACCCCACaacaccccagccccagccttcCACTTCCACAGACCGGCCTGTCACCCCCAAACCCACATCTCGGGGCAGGACACCTAGGTCTTCTGCCAAGACTCCTGAACCAATTGTCCCCACAGCCTCTGAACTCCAGCCTGCTGCCCCTAAAGACCAACCTGTTGCTCCTGAGCTCACATCTAGAGCCACTCGGGGCAGGACACAGAGGTCTTCTATTAAGACTTCCAAACCAGATACATCCACAACCCCTGAGCCCCAGCCTTCCACTTCCACAGACCAGCCTGTCACCCCCAAACCCACATCTCGGGCCTCTCGGGGCAGGACACTTAAGTCTTCAGCCAAGACTCCTGAACCAGTTGTTTCCacagcctctgagctccagcctgCTGCCCTCACAGACCAGCCTGTCACTCCTGAGCTCACATCTAGGGCTACTCGGGGCAGGACACAGAGGTCCTCTGTCAAAACCCCTGATCCAGTTACCACCACCACACCTGAGCTCCAGCCTTCCACCTCCACAGACCAGCTTGTTACTCCCAAACCCACATCTCGGGCCCCTCGAGGCAGGACACGTAAGTCGTCTGCCAAGACTCCCGAACCAGTTGTTCCCACAGCTTCTGAGCTCCAGCCTTCTGCCCCTGCAGACCAGCCTGTTGGTCCTTGGACCACTCAGTGTAGAAGACATAGGTCTTCTGTCAAGACCCCGGAACCAGTTGTCCCCACAGTCCCTGAGCCTCATTCTTCCACTTCTAAAGACCAGTCTGTCGTTcttgaacccacatctcaggCCACTCAGAGCCAAACACATAGGTCCTCTGTCAAGACATCCCAGCCAactgaacccacagcccctgacCTCAAACCTTCCTCCCCCACAGATGAGCCTGTCACTCCCAAGGTCATAGCTCAGGGTGGTCCAAGCAGGACACGAAGGTCTTCTACTGCAAGTGCTGTGCTGGTTCCTACTACCCCTGAATTCCAGTCTCCAGTCCCCTCAGAACAGCCTCTTCCCCCTGACCCCATCCCTGAAGTCAACTGCAGCAGGAGGCCGAGGGCCACTAGGAAACAAGGGTCTCCCACAGCTCATGTTCATGAGCCCTGCACCACACCCCCTGAACCTAGCTCCCGCTCCTCAAGGAACCAAAGACGAGGGGCAGTGAAAGCAGCCAAGCCCCTTAGCACCATTCCTGAGCCTGCCTTTGCCCAGCTTCCCGAGGCACCGCCTCACACTCCCCAGATGCcagaggaggaggcagcagaTGGCTCAGGCTTCACCCCAGAGCCCCAGCCTAAGGCCTCTCAAAACCGCAAGAGGCCTTCAGCTACTGCACATTCACCTCCACTTCAAAAACGGCTCCAGAGAGGGAAAGTCCCTCAGAAGGCAGCATCCCttaaggaagaagaagaaaatccagCAGCGAGGCCGAGGAAGGAAGAG GGTGTAGTGATTCCAGGTCCaggcaagagaaagagagagcagaCAGAGGAGGAGTCCCAGGGAAGACTGAGCCGCAGCCTGCGACGGACCAAACCTATCCAGGAGTCCACGGCCCCCAAA GTGCTCTTCACGGGCGTGGTGGATGCTCGCGGAGAGAGGACGGTGCTGGCCCTGGGGGGCAGTCTGGCTAGCTCAGTGGCTGAGGCTTCTCACCTGGTGACTGATCGGATCCGCCGGACGGTCAAGTTCCTGTGTGCCCTGGGCCGGGGCATCCCCATCCTCTCCCTGGCCTGGCTGCATGAG TCCCGCAAGGCAGGCTGCTTCTTGCCCCCGGACGAATATTTGGTGACTGATCCTGAGCAGGAGAAGAACTTCGGCTT
- the MDC1 gene encoding mediator of DNA damage checkpoint protein 1 isoform X1 — translation MEIMEDTQVLNWEVEEEEQVEESPTESVGYSLEPLGQLHIFSSSYGPEKDFPLYLGKNMIGRMPDCSVALPFSSISKQHAVIEISAWDKAPVLRDCGSLNGTQILRPPKVLGPGVSHRLRDRELILFADLPCQYHRLDVPRPFVSRGPLTVEETPRIQGGTQTPRLLLAEDSEEEADSLLHKCVVKRARTSLATVVPESDEEGPSPAPDGPGPPSAFNLNSDTDEEESQESGAGDASSAARRGTTAETEQPEPVTAEVQIEKDQCSVKERNRDTEIKRDVRTGVVPIGVILERSQPSGEGSDTDLSDESGPPRRLAGVRPKRACNFIDSDTDGEDEGIPATPAVVPMKERQTFHEAGTQSPQAPGVARRQESPADGDTDIEEGEAPPDRSQASMVIDSNTDDEEEVSAALTLARLRESQAGKWNRDPDAEEDRAQPVALLERSQASAGGDSDTDVEEEGLPVERRGMVPKGHMDREYSKKSQHPPRDSDTEGKEDESSPGVYLERSQASAQVEDKVSLGPAVALPEKRQVRGIVWTHHTDAEAEGGPAQLPVLQSLEEAQLPLAGDCEPDAENTSSAAAGVRKSQLPVEKDAGTTWAAAVPEQDRALATRTQGGSSTAPGEQDLLPASRENLADLVVDTGTPGEPPPQREGAQPTTGREREAHGNRATDSGENLHDSEDLDLPATQCFVDKENQSLEAVPSMEDEPTQAFLFPLPQEPGPSCCSFQATGSLDEAWEVLATQPFCPRESEASETQTAVTLLDTPASCPHPSRTAQQEQHPESPVHTEPLGMEGRGMQTLEKDMGTPRETAERVIPEGGSLQKETKKLPSEGEREDAMGEEELIGAIQDREQNQVLARDTQSQESDKKVESASTGRGMETVKVEIETPKETQEREREKQTLAGEIFESEAGKLVAERESEAGGLEVKGPQELLDRGPQRGETEAGGQDQKGQASGPPPEPGAGAGDLQGLASDLVASGSQAGGGRGAPGSPRRQQRGDLNCEMPPAEKASRGDQESPKACLPPAAPEASAPLPNSLISQIQKHPAPQSLLFPSPAPLELPIPRTRQNESQEAPETPFSSELNSVHPEPKVRPQGSSPVSSLPLEPHPTTPTGQPIALEPTSGVSQSRTHSSFDVTASSVVPTALALQPSTSTDQPVTPKPTLRAPRGRAHRSSVKTPEPNVPTDQPVAPELTAKATRGRAQRSSVKTPKPDNPTTPQPQPSTSTDRPVTPKPTSRGRTPRSSAKTPEPIVPTASELQPAAPKDQPVAPELTSRATRGRTQRSSIKTSKPDTSTTPEPQPSTSTDQPVTPKPTSRASRGRTLKSSAKTPEPVVSTASELQPAALTDQPVTPELTSRATRGRTQRSSVKTPDPVTTTTPELQPSTSTDQLVTPKPTSRAPRGRTRKSSAKTPEPVVPTASELQPSAPADQPVGPWTTQCRRHRSSVKTPEPVVPTVPEPHSSTSKDQSVVLEPTSQATQSQTHRSSVKTSQPTEPTAPDLKPSSPTDEPVTPKVIAQGGPSRTRRSSTASAVLVPTTPEFQSPVPSEQPLPPDPIPEVNCSRRPRATRKQGSPTAHVHEPCTTPPEPSSRSSRNQRRGAVKAAKPLSTIPEPAFAQLPEAPPHTPQMPEEEAADGSGFTPEPQPKASQNRKRPSATAHSPPLQKRLQRGKVPQKAASLKEEEENPAARPRKEEGVVIPGPGKRKREQTEEESQGRLSRSLRRTKPIQESTAPKVLFTGVVDARGERTVLALGGSLASSVAEASHLVTDRIRRTVKFLCALGRGIPILSLAWLHESRKAGCFLPPDEYLVTDPEQEKNFGFSLREALSRARERRLLEGYEIHVTPGVQPPPPQMGEIITCCGGTILASMPRSYKPQRVVITCSQDFPRCAIPYRVGLPILSPEFLLTGVLKQEVKPEAFAFSTVEMSST, via the exons ATGGAG atCATGGAAGACACCCAGGTTTTAAACTGGGAAGTTGAAGAAGAGGAGCAGGTTGAAGAGAGCCCCACTGAATCTGTGGGGTATAGCTTGGAGCCCCTAGGGCAGCTGCATATCTTCAGTAGTTCCTATGGACCGGAAAAAG ACTTCCCACTCTACCTCGGGAAGAACATGATAGGCCGAATGCCTGATTGCTCTGTGGCCCTGCCCTTTTCATCCATCTCCAAACAACATGCAGTGATTGAAATCTCTGCCTGGGACAAGGCGCCTGTTCTCCGGGATTGTGGGAGCCTCAATGGCACTCAAATCCTGCGGCCTCCTAAGGTCCTGGGCCCTGGGGTGAGTCATCGTTTGCGGGACCGGGAGTTGATTCTCTTTGCTGACTTGCCCTGCCAGTACCATCGCTTGGATGTCCCCCGGCCTTTTGTCTCCCGGGGCCCTCTAACTGTAGAGGAGACACCCAGGATACAGGGAGGAACTCAAACCCCCAGGCTTCTGTTGGCTGAGGACTCAGAGGAAGAAGCAG ATTCCCTTTTGCACAAGTGTGTGGTGAAAAGAGCAAGGACCTCTTTGGCAACAGTCGTTCCAGAGAG TGATGAAGAAGGGCCTTCCCCTGCCCCAGATGGGCCTGGGCCACCTTCTGCCTTCAACTTGAACAGCGACACAGATGAGGAAGAAAGTCAGGAATCAGGAGCAGGAGATGCCTCTTCAGCTGCCAGAAGAGGTACCACTGCAGAGACAGAACAGCCTGAACCTGTCACAGCCGAAGTCCAGATTGAGAAGGATCAGTGTTCTGTGAAGGAGAGGAACAGGGACACAGAAATCAAGAGGGATGTGAGGACTGGGGTTGTTCCGATTGGAGTGATTCTGGAGAGGAGCCAGCCTTCTGGGGAGGGCAGTGACACAGATctaagtgatgagagtgggcctCCAAGAAGGCTTGCTGGGGTCCGTCCGAAAAGGGCCTGTAACTTCATAGACAGTGATACCGATGGGGAGGATGAGGGGATCCCTGCTACCCCAGCAGTGGTTCCCATGAAGGAGAGGCAGACCTTCCACGAAGCTGGTACACAGAGCCCCCAGGCACCTGGTGTGGCACGTCGGCAGGAGAGCCCAGCTGATGGTGATACAGATATAGAGGAGGGGGAGGCCCCCCCGGACAGAAGCCAAGCCTCCATGGTGATCGACAGCAATACAGACGATGAGGAGGAAGTCTCGGCAGCACTGACATTGGCACGTCTAAGAGAGAGCCAGGCTGGTAAGTGGAACCGAGATCCAGATGCAGAAGAGGACAGGGCTCAACCAGTGGCCCTTCTGGAGCGAAGCCAGGCCTCTGCTGGGGGAGACAGTGACACAGATGTGGAGGAAGAGGGGCTCCCAGTGGAAAGGAGGGGAATGGTTCCCAAGGGTCACATGGACAGGGAATATTCAAAAAAGAGCCAGCATCCTCCCAGGGACAGTGATACAGAGGGGAAGGAAGATGAGAGCTCACCGGGGGTCTACCTGGAGAGAAGCCAGGCCTCTGCACAAGTGGAGGACAAGGTCTCACTGGGGCCAGCTGTTGCACTTCCGGAGAAGCGTCAGGTACGAGGCATAGTGTGGACACATCACACCGATGCGGAGGCAGAAGGGGGCCCGGCACAGCTGCCTGTGCTGCAAAGCCTAGAGGAAGCCCAGCTTCCTCTAGCTGGGGACTGTGAACCAGACGCGGAGAACACATCCTCAGCAGCGGCAGGTGTCAGAAAGAGCCAGCTTCCGGTGGAAAAAGATGCTGGGACCACGTGGGCCGCAGCCGTTCCTGAACAGGACAGAGCACTTGCCACCAGGACCCAGGGTGGGTCATCCACAGCACCAGGGGAGCAGGACCTTCTCCCGGCCTCAAGGGAAAACCTGGCAGATCTGGTGGTGGACACAGGCACTCCAGGGGAGCCCCCACCGCAGAGAGAGGGGGCCCAGCCCACCacaggaagggagagagaagcaCATGGGAATAGGGCCACAGACTCTGGAGAGAACCTCCACG ATTCTGAAGATCTGGACCTACCAGCTACCCAGTGCTTTGTAGACAAAGAGAATCAGAGCCTGGAAG CAGTCCCCAGCATGGAGGATGAGCCCACCCAGGCCTTCCTATTTCCTCTGCCCCAAGAGCCTGGCCCTTCCTGTTGCAGCTTCCAGGCCACAG GTTCCCTGGATGAGGCATGGGAGGTCTTGGCGACACAGCCATTCTGTCCAAGAGAGTCTGAGGCCTCTGAGACCCAAACCGCTGTCACCCTCCTTGACACCCCTGCATCTTGCCCCCATCCATCTAGGACAGCACAGCAAGAGCAACATCCAGAGAGCCCAGTCCACACAGAGCCACTGGGGATGGAAGGCAGAGGGATGCAGACTCTGGAGAAAGACATGGGTACCCCAAGAGAAACAGCAGAGAGGGTGATCCCTGAGGGAGGGTCACTGCAGAAGGAAACCAAGAAACTGCCCtcggaaggagagagggaagatgcAATGGGAGAGGAAGAATTAATCGGGGCAATACAGGACAGAGAACAAAATCAGGTGTTAGCTAGAGATACTCAGAGCCAAGAATCTGACAAAAAAGTGGAAAGCGCAAGTACTGGAAGGGGAATGGAGACTGTGAAGGTAGAGATCGAGACACCCAAGGAaacacaggagagagagagagaaaagcagacCCTTGCAGGGGAAATATTTGAGAGTGAAGCAGGGAAACTGgtagcagagagagagagtgaggcaGGTGGGTTAGAAGTCAAGGGACCCCAAGAGCTACTGGACAGAGGCCCACAGAGGGGGGAGACAGAGGCGGGGGGCCAGGACCAGAAAGGCCAAGCCTCTGGTCCGCCACCAGAGCCTGGAGCAGGGGCAGGAGACCTTCAGGGACTTGCCTCAGACCTAGTAGCTtctgggagccaggcaggtggAGGAAGGGGAGCCCCAGGGAGCCCCAGGAGGCAGCAGAGAG GTGACTTGAATTGCGAGATGCCACCTGCTGAGAAGGCTTCCAGG GGTGATCAGGAATCCCCAAAAGCTTGTCTGCCTCCTGCAGCGCCTGAAGCCTCAGCCCCACTCCCAAACTCCCTCATCTCTCAGATCCAAAAACATCCCGCACCTCAGTCCCTCCTTTTTCCCTCTCCAGCTCCTTTAGAACTACCCATTCCCAGGACCAGACAAAATGAGAGTCAGGAAGCTCCAGAGACTCCCTTCTCCTCAGAGCTGAACTCTGTCCACCCAGAACCCAAAGTCAGGCCCCAGGGGTCCTCTCCAGTTTCTTCTCTACCCCTTGAGCCTCACCCTACCACCCCCACAGGCCAGCCTATTGCCCTTGAACCCACCTCTGGGGTCTCTCAGAGCAGGACACATAGTTCCTTTGATGTAACTGCCTCATCAGTTGTCCCCACAGCCCTTGCACTGCAGCCATCCACCTCCACAGACCAGCCTGTCACCCCTAAGCCCACACTTCGGGCGCCTCGGGGCAGGGCACATAGGTCTTCTGTCAAAACCCCTGAACCCAATGTCCCCACAGACCAGCCTGTTGCCCCTGAGCTCACAGCTAAGGCCACTCGGGGCAGGGCACAGAGGTCTTCTGTCAAGACTCCCAAACCAGATAACCCCACaacaccccagccccagccttcCACTTCCACAGACCGGCCTGTCACCCCCAAACCCACATCTCGGGGCAGGACACCTAGGTCTTCTGCCAAGACTCCTGAACCAATTGTCCCCACAGCCTCTGAACTCCAGCCTGCTGCCCCTAAAGACCAACCTGTTGCTCCTGAGCTCACATCTAGAGCCACTCGGGGCAGGACACAGAGGTCTTCTATTAAGACTTCCAAACCAGATACATCCACAACCCCTGAGCCCCAGCCTTCCACTTCCACAGACCAGCCTGTCACCCCCAAACCCACATCTCGGGCCTCTCGGGGCAGGACACTTAAGTCTTCAGCCAAGACTCCTGAACCAGTTGTTTCCacagcctctgagctccagcctgCTGCCCTCACAGACCAGCCTGTCACTCCTGAGCTCACATCTAGGGCTACTCGGGGCAGGACACAGAGGTCCTCTGTCAAAACCCCTGATCCAGTTACCACCACCACACCTGAGCTCCAGCCTTCCACCTCCACAGACCAGCTTGTTACTCCCAAACCCACATCTCGGGCCCCTCGAGGCAGGACACGTAAGTCGTCTGCCAAGACTCCCGAACCAGTTGTTCCCACAGCTTCTGAGCTCCAGCCTTCTGCCCCTGCAGACCAGCCTGTTGGTCCTTGGACCACTCAGTGTAGAAGACATAGGTCTTCTGTCAAGACCCCGGAACCAGTTGTCCCCACAGTCCCTGAGCCTCATTCTTCCACTTCTAAAGACCAGTCTGTCGTTcttgaacccacatctcaggCCACTCAGAGCCAAACACATAGGTCCTCTGTCAAGACATCCCAGCCAactgaacccacagcccctgacCTCAAACCTTCCTCCCCCACAGATGAGCCTGTCACTCCCAAGGTCATAGCTCAGGGTGGTCCAAGCAGGACACGAAGGTCTTCTACTGCAAGTGCTGTGCTGGTTCCTACTACCCCTGAATTCCAGTCTCCAGTCCCCTCAGAACAGCCTCTTCCCCCTGACCCCATCCCTGAAGTCAACTGCAGCAGGAGGCCGAGGGCCACTAGGAAACAAGGGTCTCCCACAGCTCATGTTCATGAGCCCTGCACCACACCCCCTGAACCTAGCTCCCGCTCCTCAAGGAACCAAAGACGAGGGGCAGTGAAAGCAGCCAAGCCCCTTAGCACCATTCCTGAGCCTGCCTTTGCCCAGCTTCCCGAGGCACCGCCTCACACTCCCCAGATGCcagaggaggaggcagcagaTGGCTCAGGCTTCACCCCAGAGCCCCAGCCTAAGGCCTCTCAAAACCGCAAGAGGCCTTCAGCTACTGCACATTCACCTCCACTTCAAAAACGGCTCCAGAGAGGGAAAGTCCCTCAGAAGGCAGCATCCCttaaggaagaagaagaaaatccagCAGCGAGGCCGAGGAAGGAAGAG GGTGTAGTGATTCCAGGTCCaggcaagagaaagagagagcagaCAGAGGAGGAGTCCCAGGGAAGACTGAGCCGCAGCCTGCGACGGACCAAACCTATCCAGGAGTCCACGGCCCCCAAA GTGCTCTTCACGGGCGTGGTGGATGCTCGCGGAGAGAGGACGGTGCTGGCCCTGGGGGGCAGTCTGGCTAGCTCAGTGGCTGAGGCTTCTCACCTGGTGACTGATCGGATCCGCCGGACGGTCAAGTTCCTGTGTGCCCTGGGCCGGGGCATCCCCATCCTCTCCCTGGCCTGGCTGCATGAG TCCCGCAAGGCAGGCTGCTTCTTGCCCCCGGACGAATATTTGGTGACTGATCCTGAGCAGGAGAAGAACTTCGGCTT